GTAGTACCAGAAGAGTCTCGATCCAATGTGAAAAGATGCTGcctaaaaaatagaataaccCCTAGTCAGAAACTTAACATTCTCAACTACTAACCACATAAAATCACTTATCGAAGTTGTCCACGAAATGCAAAAATAAGGAACAAAAGTGCGATTGCAGTCGAAAGAAAAATGGGAAGAGAAGGGTAGGTTTCAGcaaaagagagaagaaatcCCGAAGGAGAATCAATAGAGTTTTTGGAGAGAAACAACGTCAAAAAGATGAGTCTTAACGAACCATTGCAGTTAATCGAGGGATGACACAAGACCGAATGGAAAGAagttgagaagaaaaaagaatggGTGAGCAcaaaaatttcggcagcaagaaaagaaaaaaataaaaaggaaaacatcagcaaaaaggaagaagaggagaagagaaactgaaaattctatttttgggaaaaaaagaataattctATAAGAATCCCGATaaccccaaaatcccttaattcaCTCCTAAATTTTCTCCATCAAACTTCCACTCCCCAATTGGATTAATTTAAAACTCCTCCATCCCTTAATTTTCTCCCCAAATCACTCTAACACCTCTCAAAATCGTCCTCCACTTCCTCTCAACtaccaaatttaaattcaactaaaataCTTCAGTATTTTAGCTAAACCAAAACACCCACACAGCACAAGTAGCAAAATAAATCCCATTTGCACAAACAGGGGTTCGAACTTCAGACCTCCTGCTCATTTGCTctccacttaaccactagaccagcaAAGCCATGTTGACATATTTTACCAGCATTTAATTAAAAGCTACTAACAGTGATAGGGCTTTGTtcgaaaaaatacaaaaattttcccaagacAAAGCTTCAACTtaagacctcacacacacactcagagcacttaaccactgaagcagatgcACAGTTGTGTCATAAATACATAgaaacaaatatacaaactttaaggcgttacaactctacccccttaaaagaaaattttgacctTGAAATTTTACCTGATTAGAATAGATGAGAATACTGCTGACGCATCGCATTTTTaggctcccacgtggcctcctcaAAGCTATGATTACGCCATAGAAACTTAACTAGTGGGATGGATTTTCTCCTCAGAATCTTTACGTCATGATTCAATATCTGAACCGGCTCCTCTTCAAAGGTcagatctggcctaacctcTATCTCCTCAACAGGAATAATATGCGTAGGATCAGAGTGGTAGCGCCTCAATATCGATATGTAGAAAACATCATGAATCCAGTCCAACTCTGGACGTCGCTCTAACTGGTAGGCAACCCTTCCCATTTGTTTCAATATGTGATATGGTCTaataaacctagggctcaacttgcccttatgACCAAATCTCAGTACCCTCTTTCATGGCGAGaccttaagaaaaatgaagtctcCCACAGAAAAATCGAAAACGACGCTTGGATCTTAAGACTTACATCTATCGGATGTCACTGCTTAGAATCAATCTAACTTTATCCTCGGTATCAAAAAGTAGCTCAGGGTCCAGAACACATCGCTCGCACAACTTAGTCCGACATGAAGGTGTGCGACACCAATGACCATATAatgcctcgtaaggtgccatctaaATGCTAGACTGATAGCTGTTGTTATAAGAAAACTCTGCTAGTGACAAGTAATCCTCCCAACTTCCTCGAAAGTCAATGACACAGCTcctcaacatatcctccagtatctgaatcaccctctcagattgaccatctgtttgaGGATGGAATGCAGTACTGAAGTTCAAACTTGTAACTAGAGCTTCATGTAGCTTCTTCTAGAACCGAGACATGAAgtgaggatccctatcagatatgatcaaaactggtaccccatgcagtctcactatctcagaaCTATACAGTTTAGCCATCTTCTGCAGTGAGTAGTCAGTACTAACCAGTATGAAATgggcagacttggtcaatcaatccacgatgacccatacagaatccttcttagtgggtgtgaGGGGTAACCCACTAATAAAGCTCATAGTCACCCGctcccacttccaaagtggAATCTTAACAGGCTGCAACAAccccgaaggtaactgatgctcagccttaactgCCCCATGTCAAACATTTACCCACAAAATATATAACCTAATGCTTAAGACCTAGCCACCAATAAAACTCACGAAGGTTTGAGTACATCTTATTCCCAACAGGATGAATAGCATAAGAGCTACTACGCACCTCTCTCAGTATCGACTGCCTCAACTCTGCATCATTCGGTACACAAATTCTCCCACGAAAATAGAGTACCCCTTCGCTATTCAATCCAAAATCCACAGTATTCCCACTCTTAATTTGTCGAAAGTGAAGACCTAAAGACTCGTCCTTCAACTATTTACCTTTAATCTGTTTTATCCGCATCGATTTAACTTGGAGTTCAGCCAACAAACTACCATTATCAAATAAACTAAGACGAGCACACATCACCCTCAGATCAGTCACAGCCTTACGACTTAGTGCGTCGACCACCTTATTAGCCTTACCAAGGTAGTATTCAATCGTACAGTCGTAGTTcttaagcaactcaatccaTCTACGCTACCTAAGATTTAGGTCCTTCTGAGTGaagagatacttgaggctcttgtgattcGTGTAGATAATACACTTTTCACCATATAGAAAATGCCTCTAGATTTTCAATGCGAACACCACTGCGGCCAACTCTAGGCCATGCGTCAGATAATTCACCTCATGAGTCTTAAGCTGACGAAATGTATACGCTATCAGCTTATCCTCTTGCATCAACATACATCCTAAtccgacatgtgatgcatcgcTGTAGACAGTAAACTCTTTTCCAAACTCTAGCTGTATTAAAACAGAGGCCTCAGtcagtaaaattttgagatcaaCAATAAACTCTTTTAACTCTTCAGATCAGAGGTTCAAGATACAAACTCTCTTGCTACGCATAGTCTAGTTAAACAACACACCCTTATGTAGCAGCTTAGTAAAGGGTGCTGCAATCAGTGAAAAACCCTTTACAAATTGTCGATAATATCCTGCCAGTCCCAGAAAAATACGAATCTCAGATACAGTCTTAGGTTGTTTCCAATCCAACATCGCCTCAACCTTTCGAGGATCGACCCTAATCCCCACAGCAAAAACCACATGGCCAGAAATGTTACTTCTCGTAAcaagaactcacatttactgaacttggcATACAGTTGTTTCTCTCCCAATATCTGCAAAACCACTATGAGGTGTTCATTGTGCTCATCCTTAGTCTTTGAGTACACCAGtatgtcatcaataaataccactacAAACTGATCCAGATAGGGCTAGAACACttggttcatcaaatccatgaaagctgctggtgcattcgtcagtccaaatggcatcactaggaacttgTAATGACCGTATCAAGTCCTAAATGTTGTCTTGTAtacatcagcctccttaaccctcaaTTGATGATATCCTGATCGGAggtcaatcttggagaaaattGAAGCCCCTCAAAGTTGTTCAAACAGATCATCTAACCTCGATGagggatacttattcttgattgtcaaCTTGTTCAATTGTCAACAGTCAATACACATACGCATGGATCCATCATTCTTTTTCATGAACAGAACTGGTGCTCCACAAACTCTTTTAGTGCCATTCTATAGGGGAACGATGGACACCGGAGCTATACCAGGAAGGAGCTCAATCCCGAACTTTACTTTATGATTCAGAGGTAACCCAGGTAGCTATTCAAGAAAAATGTCTGAAAAGTTCTTAACCGTCTTGATATCCTTAACCAAAGAACCCCCAGAATTTGAAAAACTGATGTAGGCCAGAtacgcctcacatcccttaTGAACCAACTTTTCTGCCCTAAATGCAGAAATCACATTCGATAAGTAGTTCTGACACTCCCCAATTATGACTACTTCGCTATCCTCCTAAGTTCTCAGTACAACCCTTTTTTGTGGCACAATCTAAACTCACTCGGTGTTTAACCAATAAGTCCATTCCCAGTATTAGATCAAACTCTCCAAAAGGCAGTTCTATTAGATCAGCCAGAAAAATAACCCCTTGAAACTTTAATGGAACGTCTCTAATCAACTTATTACCTTTACTAATTGTCTCAGCAAACTCAGTATAGTCACCTCACTCACAGTGCTCTCAACTAAGATACCCAAGTTCTCGGACACAGTACAAGCTATATAGGAGTGAgtggatcctatatctatcagtGTAGTATAaggtacattataaataaagaacataCTTGTGATAACGTCTGGTGCATCTTCATCCTCTCGGTGACATGCAGCATAAACTAGAGTTGGCTGCCTTGCCTTAGTATGACCAGGACCTCTGCCCGGTGCTCTCTGACCACGGCCTAACCCATTACCACCTCTGGTCTATCCACGGCCTCTCGGTGGCTGCTGAACTATTCTCGATGGAGGTGCAGTACCAGCACCCAAAGCTTGCATCAGATCAAACCTCTGCGGACACTTTCTAATACGATACTCTAATGAACCACACCTCAAACAAGCCCTAGTTCTTTTCCAACACTCGTCCTGATGGCATCTACCACAATCAGTACACGACAGCTGTCCATTAGCAGCAATAGTAGCCCCTACTCTAATCGGCCTATCAACTTTGACATTTTCCTTAAGCCTCTGAATAGAATTCGAGGGCTTCGAATCCTTCTTGCTTCTACCTCTATCTCAATTCTGGCGCTCAACGTACTTCACTTCTTCGGTGATCTTTGCCTTATCAACCAGTGCAGCAAAGTCTCGCTCCCTCTCTGGAATATCAAAACCCTCAGATTATCCCTGAGACCATAAGCGAAAACATCACTCGTACTCATTCGCCACCATACCCCATGCATAGCGGCTCAATCTCAGAAATTCGGCCTTATAATTGGCCACCGATTTATCTCCCTGAGTCAGATTTAGGAACTTCCTCCTATGGGCATCCACATAACTGGCCCCCACATACTTCTCCTAGAAAGTGATCTTAAAGAACCTCCAGGTCAGTCTATCAGGCTAAGTGCCCTCCTTAACAGTGAGCCACCACTGATACGCCTCATCACGTAGCAGTGATACAGcaccctttaatttttgttcgGGAGTGCAATCTAAATCGTCCATAATCTTTTCTGTGGCCTCTATCCAATACTCAGCCATATTAGGGGAAACTTTAGCAATACCCCTGAAAAGCTCATCTCCGTTAGATCGGAGTCGTTCTGTAACCAACCCGCGCCCTCCAGCTCCAGTACTAGGCCCAACGACCCTCTCTAAAATCCTCAAAATGGCTTAGGACAGTGCGTCATCCTCAGTTGCTCGATCATGAGACCCATTCTTAATCACAGGTGAAGCCGGTGTCTCACTAGTATCTAAATTAGGAAAACTTCCAAATGACGAAGACGCAGCTCGAGCAcctctacggcctctaccaCGGCCTCTTGTACCCCACCCACGAGTACCTCTGGCGCTCATTGCCTAATTAAGTTTTAtctgaattaattattttatgcatcagtttacagctctagtgtttattaatagatGTTTAATGAAAACAATATCGAAGTGTAAAGTTTATTTCGTACAACGCAGTGTCAATCAATATATATCAGTTTTACTACAATATCATTCTAcactattttaagtgtttttagtACAATATATCTATAGTATCTCAGTAATACTACCTATAGCATTTTTAGGATGTACCATCAAAAACAATTTCAGTTTCAGTTTAAACAATTCACAACTTTAGAAAACTTACTAGATCGACATCGAAGACTCAGTGTACCACACTTTCAgtaaaaacatttagaaatcaGTTCTCAAAATCATGTCTTAAAAACCCACATCCATAGCCGAGTTTTATAACTAGGCtttaataccactaaatgtaacaccccaaactcggcctggACATGAAAGAGTGTTTGAAAACCGTAGCTTGTGTCGGAAAATCGTAACTTTGCTAAATACATTTTTTGTTTAGAgttctttcattattatttattaattatagtaTCGCGTTAAATAATCATTCAAAAGCTTTCAAAATGTTTATTCtatgcggaagcttttaaaatagtttgtATAATCGTGAGTATTTTGTAAAAACGTTTGGTTCTTTTGAAAACTCAAATTATAATCCAAAACTAATAAGaatctaaaatttaagaaatatcCATAAAGAccatatttacaataaaattcccaaacaaaattttataatcataATTAAGTACGAAGCAGAgtcaaataattttatgtaaccaccgctgagtcctccgctACATCGCTCTGCCCAAacctagggattacctgtacaaataaatcagaagggtgagcttacaaaaactcagtgtgtaatccccatataGAACAAGCAGACAAAATGCAGTTACAGTCTGGGCTTCAGCCCCTTTTAGTACCAGATTTAGTTttagtagggccttagcccattttAGAACAGAAGCAGTCATGCATTAGGGCATTGGCCCATTACGATGTCGATAATCAATACGAGAATGTAAATATCATcacaaaatcctacccagcTAGCCTCTACACACGacctccgtccaaccctacactccatgtggggatataatcaacccacccatccctgcACTCCAAAAAGTACCAAATGCGGCACTAAACAATAGTTTGCAACTGAGTTGCCAATAAATTAGTcccgaggcctttcagtacacttcctccgaacaatACCAACCCctaacccaatgcaatgcattATATAGTATTGGCATGCTAAATCATGGCAACAGTGCATACAAtatcaattcattaaatatCATCATACTCTAtaacgtgtatatatatatcagtcatacagtcatttcaatCGATTAaaggtctaggtaagcttaccgaccctacagtaggttcacagtcgtctcgagtgacccgtgcaaccttggCAACAAAACAGAgaaatgggcctacaagcccatgatgttcaCCGTATGGACACAACACCCAAATTGGCCACACGGTGTAAAATAGCCTTAGCCGTGTGGACTACACAACTGTGGTTCAAAATTCCACATGCCGTGTACAAgttcgtgtggcccacacaacCCAATTCGATTTAGCCGTGTATCACATAGCCTTTCTCATCGATCATATGCTTGTGTTTGATCACACGGGCTACCATACAAACGACCACGTGCCCGAGCAGCGTCGACAGCCTTACCTTTCggctttttgttgttttccaTTTACAGTTTTATGGTTACACACCTGTAACATTTTTGACACAAAAATAACTCCAAGCAATCCCAAACCTATAATTAACCAAAATACTACTCAGTTAATAATCGATGAATTAAAACCAACCCGACCGGGTTACTCAACTATTGAGCGATTGAAACTTACCCCCAACGCTTCAAATCGATTTGCTTACGAGGTAGTACGAAAAGAGTCTCAATCCAAGCGAAAAGATGTTGCCCAAACAACAAAATAACCACTAATCTGAAACTTAACATTCTCAACTACTAACCACATAAAATCACTTACCGAAGTTGTCCATGAAACGTCAAAATAACGAACAAAAGTGCGATTGCAGTCGAAATGAAAGcagaatcaaaacaaaaatgggaAGAGAAGGGTAGGTTTCGACAAACGAGACAAGAAATCCCAAAGGAGAATCGGCAGAGTTTTTTGAGAGAAATAACGTCAAAAAGATGAGTACTTACCGAACTATCGTAGTTAATCGAGGGACGACACGAGATCGAATGGAAAGAagttgagaagaaaaaagaatggGTGAGGACAAAAATTTCGACagtaggaaaagaaaaaataataatgaaaaaggaaaacgacaacaaaaaggaagaagaggagaagagaaaatcgaaaattctatttttggggaaaagaaaaatatgaacaGAATAATTCGATAAAAACCCCAATaaccccaaaatcccttaattcaCTCCTAAATTTTCTCCATCAAACTTCCACTACCCAATTGGGATAATTTGAAACTCTCCCATCCCTTATTTTTCTCCCAAATCACTCAAACACCTCCCAAAACCGTCCACCACTTCCTCTCAACTACGAAATTTAAATTCCACTCAAACACTTTAGCATTTCGACTAAACCAAAACACCCACACGAcacaagcagcaaaataaatccCATTTCCACAAACAAGGGTTTGAACTTCAGACCTTCTGCTCCTTTGCtctccacttaaccaccagacctGCATGCTAGTGACTAGTGATAGGGCTTTGTTCAGAAATGCTTGAACTTAAGACATCACACACACACCAagagcacttaaccactgaagcagatacacagttgtgtcaTAAATACAcgtaaacatatatataaactttggGGCATTACAAATTGTGTTTTTTCGAGTGTTTGGGAAGCAAGTTACGA
This genomic stretch from Gossypium raimondii isolate GPD5lz chromosome 6, ASM2569854v1, whole genome shotgun sequence harbors:
- the LOC128041683 gene encoding uncharacterized protein LOC128041683; translation: MGRVAYQLERRPELDWIHDVFYISILRRYHSDPTHIIPVEEIEVRPDLTFEEEPVQILNHDVKILRRKSIPLVKFLWRNHSFEEATWEPKNAMRQQYSHLF